One Scomber japonicus isolate fScoJap1 chromosome 1, fScoJap1.pri, whole genome shotgun sequence DNA window includes the following coding sequences:
- the LOC128380507 gene encoding basic helix-loop-helix ARNT-like protein 1 produces MSRFMSSRSTNLISSSTGTSSKNLSRKRKVSSAVYQLQYHDQPGHDKNAREAHSQTEKRRRDKMNSFIDELASLVPTCNTKSRKPDKLSVLRMAVQHMKTLQSSTAKLHTDVNHKPTFLSEEELKHLILRAADGFLFVVDCDRGKILFVSESVDNILNYSKNDLIGQSLFDYLHPKDIAKVKEQLTSADITPGERCIHAKCGLSVKTDMNSCSLRLCSGVRRSFFCRMKCNRSLLNKDEDDFSSTCLKKNEEHKGFCTIHNTGYLKSWSPAEVDLDENNQLDIDGCHSSCLVAVGRLHPHTVSQPALYDIKVKPMEFVSRHAIDGKFVFVDQRATAILAYLPQELLGTSFYEYCHEDDIAHLAECHWQVLQMRKRINTKCYKLKIKNGSFITLRSHWFSFLNPWTKEVEYIVSTNTVVT; encoded by the exons ATGAGCAGGTTTATGTCCTCACGATCAACCAACCTGATCAGCAGCTCAACTGGCACAAGCAGCAAGAACCTGTCTCGCAAAAGGAAAGTCAGCTCTGCAGTATACCA GCTGCAGTACCA TGATCAGCCAGGCCACGATAAGAATGCCAG GGAGGctcacagtcagacagagaaacGACGCAGGGATAAGATGAACAGCTTCATAGATGAGTTGGCTTCATTAGTGCCTACATGCAACACTAAATCCCGCAAACCGGACAAACTCTCAGTCTTGCGAATGGCAGTCCAACACATGAAGACTTTACAAA GTTCTACTGCCAAACTTCACACAGACGTTAACCACAAACCTACATTCCTATCTGAGGAGGAGCTAAAACACTTAATCCTGAGG GCAGCTGATGgctttctgtttgttgttgatTGTGATCGAGGAAAAATACTGTTTGTTTCTGAATCAGTGGACAATATCCTAAATTATAGCAAG AATGACCTGATTGGCCAGAGCCTGTTTGATTACTTGCATCCTAAAGACATTGCAAAAGTCAAGGAGCAACTGACTTCAGCTGATATCACACCAGGAGAGAGATGCATCCATGCAAAAT GTGGTCTTTCAGTGAAAACTGACATGAACTCATGCTCTTTGAGACTTTGTTCTGGGGTGAGACGCTCATTTTTCTGCAGGATGAAGTGCAACCGATCCCTGCTAAATAAGGACGAGGATGATTTTTCCTCCACCTGCCTGAAAAAAAATG AGGAGCATAAGGGCTTCTGCACCATTCATAACACTGGGTACTTAAAAAGCTGGTCTCCTGCTGAGGTGGATCTGGATGAAAATAACCAGCTTGACATTGACGGATGTCACTCAAGCTGTCTGGTGGCTGTTGGCCGGTTGCATCCCCACACTGTTTCTCAGCCAGCACTGTATGACATCAAGGTCAAGCCGATGGAGTTCGTTTCACGTCATGCTATTGATGGGAAGTTTGTCTTTGTAGATCAAAG ggCCACTGCTATTTTGGCTTACCTTCCTCAAGAGCTGCTGGGAACGTCCTTTTATGAATACTGTCATGAAGATGACATTGCCCATTTAGCAGAATGTCACTGGCAAG TGCTGCAGATGAGAAAGAGGATCAATACGAAGTGCtacaaattgaaaataaaaaatggctCATTTATCACACTTAGAAGTCACTGGTTCAGTTTCTTAAATCCCTGGACAAAAGAGGTGGAGTACATTGTCTCCACCAACACTGTAGTCACGTAA